The following coding sequences are from one Triticum dicoccoides isolate Atlit2015 ecotype Zavitan chromosome 4A, WEW_v2.0, whole genome shotgun sequence window:
- the LOC119286757 gene encoding dehydrin DHN4-like isoform X2 gives MAHFQGQQHGHPATRVDEYGNPVTAGHGVTGTEGLGHFQGHGQQHGHPTTRLDEYGNPVTAGHGVGLGSTGTGVHGAGHGGYGSTGTGAHDAGFHDTGGLDTRHAATGTHGTGHTAGLGGTGTGMTGTHGTGHTAGLGGTGTGVTGTHGTGHTGTGMTGTHGTGHTAGLGGTGTGMTGTHGTGHTAGLGGTGTGITGTHGTGHTAGYDATGTGITGTHGTGHTPGYGPTGTGITGTHGAAGTHPHGGLPEHKTRGILHRSGSSSSSSSSSEDDGMGGRRKKGMKQKIKEKLPGGNKEQTTATGGYGPGYTGTTGGYTGTTGTGGTYGTTEGTHEKKGVMEKIKEKLPGGHKDTQPHTTATGGYGHGTTGTGGGYGTGTTGTAGTHGATEGTHEKKGMMEKIKEKLPGGHH, from the exons ATGGCGCATTTCCAGGGCCAGCAGCACGGCCACCCGGCCACCCGCGTCGACGAGTACGGCAACCCTGTGACGGCCGGCCACGGCGTCACCGGGACCGAAGGCTTGGGGCACTTCCAGGGCCACGGCCAGCAGCACGGCCACCCCACCACCCGCCTCGACGAGTACGGCAACCCGGTGACCGCCGGCCACGGCGTTGGGCTGGGATCCACCGGCACGGGAGTGCACGGCGCTGGGCACGGTGGGTACGGGTCTACCGGCACCGGCGCCCACGACGCTGGGTTTCACGACACCGGTGGTTTGGACACGCGGCATGCCGCGACCGGTACCCACGGCACAGGGCACACCGCCGGCCTCGGCGGCACCGGCACAGGGATGACCGGGACCCATGGCACAGGCCACACCGCCGGGCTCGGCGGCACCGGCACAGGGGTGACCGGGACCCATGGCACAGGCCACACCGGCACAGGGATGACCGGGACCCATGGTACAGGCCACACCGCCGGGCTCGGCGGCACCGGCACAG GGATGACCGGGACCCATGGCACAGGCCACACCGCCGGGCTCGGCGGCACCGGCACAGGGATCACCGGGACCCATGGCACAGGGCACACGGCCGGGTACGACGCCACCGGCACCGGGATCACCGGGACCCATGGCACAGGGCACACGCCCGGGTACGGCCCGACCGGCACCGGGATCACCGGGACCCACGGCGCCGCTGGCACACACCCTCATGGTGGGCTACCCGAGCACAAGACTCGTGGCATCCTCCACCGCTCTGGCAGCTCCAGCTCCAGCTCG TCATCCTCCGAGGACGACGGGATGGGCGGCAGGAGGAAGAAAGGCATGaagcagaagatcaaggagaagctCCCCGGCGGTAACAAGGAGCAGACCACAGCCACCGGCGGCTACGGGCCAGGGTACACGGGGACGACCGGTGGGTACACGGGGACGACCGGCACCGGCGGGACCTACGGAACCACTGAGGGGACACACGAGAAGAAGGGCGTCatggagaagatcaaggagaagctCCCTGGCGGGCACAAGGACACCCAGCCGCACACCACCGCGACAGGCGGCTACGGGCATGGCACCACTGGCACCGGCGGCGGCTATGGTACAGGCACCACCGGCACCGCGGGGACGCACGGCGCCACTGAGGGCACCCACGAGAAGAAAGGCATGatggagaagatcaaggagaagctCCCCGGCGGCCACCACTGA
- the LOC119286757 gene encoding dehydrin DHN4-like isoform X3 has protein sequence MAHFQGQQHGHPATRVDEYGNPVTAGHGVTGTEGLGHFQGHGQQHGHPTTRLDEYGNPVTAGHGVGLGSTGTGVHGAGHGGYGSTGTGAHDAGFHDTGGLDTRHAATGTHGTGHTAGLGGTGTGMTGTHGTGHTAGLGGTGTGITGTHGAGHTGIGMTGTHGTGHTAGLGGTGTGITGTHGTGHTAGYDATGTGITGTHGTGHTPGYGPTGTGITGTHGAAGTHPHGGLPEHKTRGILHRSGSSSSSSSSSEDDGMGGRRKKGMKQKIKEKLPGGNKEQTTATGGYGPGYTGTTGGYTGTTGTGGTYGTTEGTHEKKGVMEKIKEKLPGGHKDTQPHTTATGGYGHGTTGTGGGYGTGTTGTAGTHGATEGTHEKKGMMEKIKEKLPGGHH, from the exons ATGGCGCATTTCCAGGGCCAGCAGCACGGCCACCCGGCCACCCGCGTCGACGAGTACGGCAACCCTGTGACGGCCGGCCACGGCGTCACCGGGACCGAAGGCTTGGGGCACTTCCAGGGCCACGGCCAGCAGCACGGCCACCCCACCACCCGCCTCGACGAGTACGGCAACCCGGTGACCGCCGGCCACGGCGTTGGGCTGGGATCCACCGGCACGGGAGTGCACGGCGCTGGGCACGGTGGGTACGGGTCTACCGGCACCGGCGCCCACGACGCTGGGTTTCACGACACCGGTGGTTTGGACACGCGGCATGCCGCGACCGGTACCCACGGCACAGGGCACACCGCCGGCCTCGGCGGCACCGGCACAGGGATGACCGGGACCCATGGCACAG GCCACACCGCCGGGCTCGGCGGCACCGGCACAGGGATCACCGGGACCCATGGCGCAGGCCACACCGGCATAGGGATGACCGGGACCCATGGCACAGGCCACACCGCCGGGCTCGGCGGCACCGGCACAGGGATCACCGGGACCCATGGCACAGGGCACACGGCCGGGTACGACGCCACCGGCACCGGGATCACCGGGACCCATGGCACAGGGCACACGCCCGGGTACGGCCCGACCGGCACCGGGATCACCGGGACCCACGGCGCCGCTGGCACACACCCTCATGGTGGGCTACCCGAGCACAAGACTCGTGGCATCCTCCACCGCTCTGGCAGCTCCAGCTCCAGCTCG TCATCCTCCGAGGACGACGGGATGGGCGGCAGGAGGAAGAAAGGCATGaagcagaagatcaaggagaagctCCCCGGCGGTAACAAGGAGCAGACCACAGCCACCGGCGGCTACGGGCCAGGGTACACGGGGACGACCGGTGGGTACACGGGGACGACCGGCACCGGCGGGACCTACGGAACCACTGAGGGGACACACGAGAAGAAGGGCGTCatggagaagatcaaggagaagctCCCTGGCGGGCACAAGGACACCCAGCCGCACACCACCGCGACAGGCGGCTACGGGCATGGCACCACTGGCACCGGCGGCGGCTATGGTACAGGCACCACCGGCACCGCGGGGACGCACGGCGCCACTGAGGGCACCCACGAGAAGAAAGGCATGatggagaagatcaaggagaagctCCCCGGCGGCCACCACTGA
- the LOC119286757 gene encoding dehydrin DHN4-like isoform X1, with product MAHFQGQQHGHPATRVDEYGNPVTAGHGVTGTEGLGHFQGHGQQHGHPTTRLDEYGNPVTAGHGVGLGSTGTGVHGAGHGGYGSTGTGAHDAGFHDTGGLDTRHAATGTHGTGHTAGLGGTGTGMTGTHGTGHTAGLGGTGTGVTGTHGTGHTGTGMTGTHGTGHTAGLGGTGTGITGTHGAGHTGIGMTGTHGTGHTAGLGGTGTGITGTHGTGHTAGYDATGTGITGTHGTGHTPGYGPTGTGITGTHGAAGTHPHGGLPEHKTRGILHRSGSSSSSSSSSEDDGMGGRRKKGMKQKIKEKLPGGNKEQTTATGGYGPGYTGTTGGYTGTTGTGGTYGTTEGTHEKKGVMEKIKEKLPGGHKDTQPHTTATGGYGHGTTGTGGGYGTGTTGTAGTHGATEGTHEKKGMMEKIKEKLPGGHH from the exons ATGGCGCATTTCCAGGGCCAGCAGCACGGCCACCCGGCCACCCGCGTCGACGAGTACGGCAACCCTGTGACGGCCGGCCACGGCGTCACCGGGACCGAAGGCTTGGGGCACTTCCAGGGCCACGGCCAGCAGCACGGCCACCCCACCACCCGCCTCGACGAGTACGGCAACCCGGTGACCGCCGGCCACGGCGTTGGGCTGGGATCCACCGGCACGGGAGTGCACGGCGCTGGGCACGGTGGGTACGGGTCTACCGGCACCGGCGCCCACGACGCTGGGTTTCACGACACCGGTGGTTTGGACACGCGGCATGCCGCGACCGGTACCCACGGCACAGGGCACACCGCCGGCCTCGGCGGCACCGGCACAGGGATGACCGGGACCCATGGCACAGGCCACACCGCCGGGCTCGGCGGCACCGGCACAGGGGTGACCGGGACCCATGGCACAGGCCACACCGGCACAGGGATGACCGGGACCCATGGTACAGGCCACACCGCCGGGCTCGGCGGCACCGGCACAGGGATCACCGGGACCCATGGCGCAGGCCACACCGGCATAGGGATGACCGGGACCCATGGCACAGGCCACACCGCCGGGCTCGGCGGCACCGGCACAGGGATCACCGGGACCCATGGCACAGGGCACACGGCCGGGTACGACGCCACCGGCACCGGGATCACCGGGACCCATGGCACAGGGCACACGCCCGGGTACGGCCCGACCGGCACCGGGATCACCGGGACCCACGGCGCCGCTGGCACACACCCTCATGGTGGGCTACCCGAGCACAAGACTCGTGGCATCCTCCACCGCTCTGGCAGCTCCAGCTCCAGCTCG TCATCCTCCGAGGACGACGGGATGGGCGGCAGGAGGAAGAAAGGCATGaagcagaagatcaaggagaagctCCCCGGCGGTAACAAGGAGCAGACCACAGCCACCGGCGGCTACGGGCCAGGGTACACGGGGACGACCGGTGGGTACACGGGGACGACCGGCACCGGCGGGACCTACGGAACCACTGAGGGGACACACGAGAAGAAGGGCGTCatggagaagatcaaggagaagctCCCTGGCGGGCACAAGGACACCCAGCCGCACACCACCGCGACAGGCGGCTACGGGCATGGCACCACTGGCACCGGCGGCGGCTATGGTACAGGCACCACCGGCACCGCGGGGACGCACGGCGCCACTGAGGGCACCCACGAGAAGAAAGGCATGatggagaagatcaaggagaagctCCCCGGCGGCCACCACTGA